The following is a genomic window from Mycolicibacterium sp. TY81.
TCGGCGCCTTCTCGGCCTTCTGCGACTTCCCTGCCGACTTGTCCTGCTTGCCCGCCGAATCGGAGTCAGACGAGGTGGCACCCGTCGCCTTGGTGCCCGGTTCGGACGTGGTGGTGTCCTTCTGCGCCGGTTTCGTTGTCTCGACCTTGGCCGGTTCGGCCGACACCGGGTCCGCAGCGGGTGTGGATGCCTCGACCTTCACCGGTTCTGCAACCTTCACGGGCTCCGTGACCTTCACCGGCAGCGTCTCCACGGCCTCGGCGTCGGTCGAGACCGGCGTCGCAGGCTTCGGATCCGCCTTGGCCACAGTCGCTTTGACCTTCTCGGGAGTCGACGATTCCTTCACTGGAGCGCTCGCCTCCACAGCCGCAGTGGTCGCCGAGGACAGCACCTTGGCGGCCGAGGCCGGGACCGCGGCCGGGCCATCCACGGTTACCGCGACCGGAGCCTCCGGAGCCGGCGGCTTGATGGCGTCGGCGATGGTCTTGAACCCTTGCATGACCGCGGCGACGACCCCGAACGACCCGAAGATGCCATACATGCCCTTGCTGCCCTCGCCCCACCCGTTCAGTACGGCGCCGGTGAGATTTGCCGGAGCGTTGATCAATTCGCTTGCGGCAGTGACGATATCCCCGACCCGCGCGGCGTCGTAGAAGTTCTGGGCGATGTCACCGAAGGCATCCGTAGCCTGATACATGGTGTTCAGCACCGCGAACCCCAACTGCGCCACGACCGGGGTGATCGCCTTGACCACATTGGCCATGTTCTGCGCGACCTGCTGCGGGATGTCGAGTTGCAGGACCGGGAACAGAACGCCCACAACACCGTTCACAAAGATGCCCCAACCCGACATCACCGCATCGGAGATCTGGCCGGCAGCCAATTGCTGCGCCATGGTCCGTAAGGAATCGGGAACGGTATTGGCCCAGTTGACCACGCCGTTGCCCACGCCCTGGGCGATGGACATGAGCTGGTTTGCGTAGCGGACCTGATTGGCGATCACCTGCTTCGCGAGCGGGAAGGGGTCGGCGGCGAACGCCTGGCCCAGTTTCCCGATATCGGCGACGGTCGTGGTGAGCACGTCACCCCACACCGCGAGCGGGTTGACGAACGCGGTGAGGTCGACGGTGCGGGTCGATGCGACGGTAGTCGGCGCCGGTAGATGAAGGTCTGGCGGCGGGATTGACAGCGGGCTGATGGCGATGACGCCGGCGGTTGCCATCGCCATTCCCGCAGTCGAATATCGGCGCAACTCGAATGCCATACGTTCTCCTTGGACTCTGAGGTGTCAGCACTTCTGGCCGCGCAGACGGTAGTGACCATGCCGAGAACACACATTCGAAATATGCAACAAGTTCTAATTTTTATTGACTGGCTCGCAGATTCCTCACAGGATGTTCGGAGAAAGCCGCCAAGCTGGACACCCCGGAGGTTTCGCATGGCCGTCAAGCCATGGAATGACGACCGGCCCATGAAGCCACGCATCGTCGTCGGCGAGAGGTCCGTCGACAGTCGCGGCATGTCGCTACGATTCGCCACCGAGCGCATCGAGCAGCCTGCCGACTGGTGCTGCCACGATTCGAGTCGCCACCTCATCTACGTCCACCGCCATGGCGAACTCCGATCGATGGAGACCAACCTGGACTGGGGCCCGACCGATCGCACGCTGCCGCGCATCGGCGATACCTGGGTGGTGCCGGCGGGGGTGCGCTGCACGTCGGTCGTCACCGGCGACATCTCGGGATTCTGCGAAATCTCGATACCCGAGAACGCCCTGGGCGAGGTCGTGCACGTCCCGCGGCGTAAGCATCACGATCCGCTGATCCTGCAGCTGGTGACCAAGATTCGCAGTGTCGCAGGCCGCGACGACGCGCTCGCCCGACTACTGCTCGATTCGGCCGGCGAGACGCTGCGGCTGCTGATCCGGGACACCTACACGACCGCCCCACCGCCCGAACCGGAGCGCGACACCTTGCCACCGTCGGCGCGCGCATCGATAGTCGAGTTCCTGGAAACGAGCCTGGAATCCGACATCCATCTGGAATCGCTTGCCCGCCTTGCCCAGATGTCCGTGGCGACGTTCATCAAGGCGTTCCGCGCCGCGTTTCACACCACGCCGTACCAGTTCCTGCTCGACCGCCGCATCGACCGCGCCAAGACGTTACTGTCCTCGACCAGGTTGTCGATCACCGAAATCAGTGCGACAGTAGGATTTTCGACACCCAACCACTTCGCCACGACATTCCGGCAGCGGGTCGGCCTGACCCCGAGGGACTTCCGGCGGGGCCGCTAGCGCGGCAGGCCCAGCAGGCGCTCGCCGGCCACGGTCAGCAGGATCTGTTCCGTACCACCGGCGATCGACAGGCAGCGGGTGTTGAGGAAGTACCGGACGTCCGGCGAATCCTCGATACCGGACCCGTCGTGGGCGTCCATGATGGTCTCGGCCAGGGTCTGGCGGTAGCGCACGCCGATCAGCTTGCGCACGCTCGACGGCGCACCCGGATCATGGCCACCGACGGCCATCTGGGCCGTCAGCTGATCCAGCAGCGAGCCCACCTGCGCCGCAACGATA
Proteins encoded in this region:
- a CDS encoding AraC family transcriptional regulator, producing the protein MAVKPWNDDRPMKPRIVVGERSVDSRGMSLRFATERIEQPADWCCHDSSRHLIYVHRHGELRSMETNLDWGPTDRTLPRIGDTWVVPAGVRCTSVVTGDISGFCEISIPENALGEVVHVPRRKHHDPLILQLVTKIRSVAGRDDALARLLLDSAGETLRLLIRDTYTTAPPPEPERDTLPPSARASIVEFLETSLESDIHLESLARLAQMSVATFIKAFRAAFHTTPYQFLLDRRIDRAKTLLSSTRLSITEISATVGFSTPNHFATTFRQRVGLTPRDFRRGR